In the Salvia splendens isolate huo1 chromosome 16, SspV2, whole genome shotgun sequence genome, gtgaagcacacgacacgccttacattGCTCACCTTGGAAGCACGGAGATGTATCGAGACTtaaagcaacgtttttggtggaatggaatgaaaggggatgtagcatcgtttgtggaacgatgtctagcgtatcaacaagtgaaggccttacaccaacgaccgtatgggaaattgcaaccgctcgaaattcccAAATGAAAGTGGGATCACTTGGCCATGGATTTAGTGACAGGTTTACCGAAGTCACAAAAGGGGaatttgggtgatcattgatcgactcACTAAAAGCTCGTACTTCTTACCAATTAGAATTACCTATGGATCGGATaagttagctaagctctacgtgagtgagattgtacgtttgcatggaatgccaaagaccattgtgtccgattgcgatacgaagttcacgtcAAAATTTttgatgagtttgcaacgggagCTAGGCACGAAGTTGAACtttagcactgcttatcacATGCAATCTGACGGACAGTCGGAAAGGAAGATTCAAACACATgaagatatgctgcgagccgttgtcctagactaagaggaaagttgggaaactgttctgcctttggttgaattcgcctacaacaatagttaTCAAGCAACGATTAACATGGTGCCGTATGAAGCCCTGTATGGTAGGAAGTGTCGAtccccactctactgggatgaggttggtgaaagaaggatgttaggacccgacgctatcaaggagatgaccaaaattgtgcatcaaatccgtgcagGGATCAAGGAAGCttaagataggcagaagtcgtatgctgacgtgcctCGAACGGAGATCAAATTCAATGTTGTTGACAAagtcttcttgaaagtatccccgtcgagaGGAGTTATGAGGTTTGGAGGGAAGGGCAAAATTGAAACCACGTTTTGTAGGGCAGTACGAGATaattgatgaagtaggtcctgtagagTATCGTTTGGCCTTACCTcctagttttgggaatgtgcacaacgtgttccatgtgtcgcagttgcgcaagtacgtgttagattccaagcatgtgattcatcaagaagagGTTGTCCtgaccccgacatgagctacgagaaGAGAACCGAAGCAATCCTAAATTGAAAGGTGCAAGAGTTACGAAATAAGTCAATGGCATcagtgaaagtgttgtggaaaccccatggtcccgaggaaaccacgtgggagttagaagataggatgaaagaaaagtaccccgaatTGTTTAtatgagacgatcaaatttcgggatgaaatttctattAAGAGaggaaggatgtagcaccccgaattTTTGCAActtcttttgttttattaatagGGATGTTGATTAGAAAAAAATCATTTATGGAATTtttttctatgtgattgagttaacggtgtgaaattagttgttgtgaattatgtggaataatgtgatttattttccaatgtgtgaattaaattaaatgggatcatgcatatttgttctagccattttattgaaattttcagccctcctatttattgaaaataataatttctctcttggatttaattaatttttttgggatatttatccaaattaaatccaaaccaaattatccctaaattattctacatgattttcgacctttgccccattccttgaaatttttgaaatcccCCTATTATTTTATGAGaggaattattttgtagatttaactggtactttatttatttccttcgttgaattaaaatccaattaaatctctccatatcctattttaattaggatttgactattTCCTTCTTTGAGACCTTATTATTTTCGACCCCTCCTTTTTTTAAAGGAATTAATagtttgttcctattttgtgggatccctcctttccaaataaatatcaaattaattcctATGCCTAATTCATTGgggatttgaatatttttcttttatttctccccatattacacgccccctccctcccttcctacttggagatttttgaTTTGTCTTGTTACCTTGTTTatgggatactcaatatctttttgcctactttgtgagtatatttctctccaagtaaataccaaatcaatttctatgctaattaaataacaaaattttcgaaaatccctcccccacactacacgcctatttttattaattgtggAACTTATTCATTGActaatcctagaatataaaaaggaaaaacCCTAATCCTAGCCCCCatttcacacgcctccctctccctcccccTCTCCTCCCACACGCCACTTCTCCCTCTCACTCAATTCTTCACAAATTCTTCGTTCTTGCTtcgttttggagttggaaactcaagattcatcaaagaatcAACCAATTGTCCTTCCTACCGtttgttttcaagagaaaggtataatttttgATCCACCTTTAATTGATAATGGATGAATTTTTAACGAATATTTCAATTGAACTACGCAGTCCTGCCATAATTTGTTTTCCGTCCAGTgggtttcgtttttgttttgactgatcaaaagatatgattttggtgtgaaattttaaatggatgaacctttatgtgtctactatgtggtgaccaaattttagcttcaaatgttatcggatgaaattttaatgatttttacaaaaatactgCGCTGTTCTGTCAGATTCTGTTTTGTTGAAATAATCTTTGTTGACAAGTTTGAATGAagaacatgatacatgtgtgagtaaggAACTTATCCTTTGATGTGATTATGTTATGTGTTGCACATTGATGTATGCTAAAGGGAACGTTTCGGTTATGATGGTGAACGATTAGGATGAGCAATGTGAGAAAacaatgaaaggaacgataAGGCATGCATGATTAATATATTGGTAGAAAACTGATTGTATTATGTGTTATgatgttgacaagggttgttgtacgtacgtgggtacaaagagcaagggttgcattTAAGTTGTGAACTGTGTGGtataagcaaacgaggtgggctttcttttactaaacgaggtgttatgtcatgccatgtttgttttgatgatgagattgttgcctaaTGCCTAGTTTGTTGAGCTTGCTCCATTAGGCAATAGGGCTATGTTagacgaattcgggtctgagtagggccgcaaaccctatcaggctgtgtacacagaggagATCGTGAGCCGATCTTgttagtcggccggtctcgtgggcgaaaagtgtggccacactttcgtcacactatggaaagaggatgtgattgaatgattgttgagaaagtggggagattgttttgactagccagtctatgaaattgtGTTTTTTTGATACTCGATGacatttcttttctaaatgtaaaactcgagttcactatggtatggatgacataacttttatcaaatgctttcggcatgagcccactgattatattaagtactcagcagTGATGTTGCGGCAGATGTTGAGTTGAGCTTTAAGAATttatggatgcgttgtgtctgcatacataggcgtcatcctatgactctctttagataacttatttccgctgcctcgtttgaatttgtttttctaaaagTCTTCCGTTTTACCCCATACTATTTTATGACATTGaataccttgagatattaatcTGCTGCTTAACTATTTAAATGCTTAAAATATTTCTTCTGAAGTTTGATCGATTTTCTTGTTAAATGTTGCCTTTTATTGtttcccccatttcttccccgcttcttagttcctcccctagtcacgagttccccgtctttactatccttagtaagggcggtcatGACAATATTGATGCCCGACTTCGATGGTGGCAAAGACACTCGCATCCCCGACAGAAAAGCCATGTTTGTCTCATTGTGCCTTGTCTCATATTTTGGTTTATTTAAACAGAAAGAATCGACTGTGTTCATAGAGAGAATAAGTTTTTGGTGGAAAATGTGATTAGAAAGGTGGACAGCTATTTATGAAACCTGGTGCTGTCAAAAGTTTTAGGGCCAGACCAATGTGAAGATAGCTGCCCAGGGGAAGAGTTTTTGTCAGCTTCTTCAGGCAGGAGACGGCCGAGGAGAGTGGGGAGGGTTCAGTGGAGACCGCCTGACCCCGACTGGATAAAAGTTAATACGGATGGAGCCTTTCAATCTTCATCTCGGTCTTCGGAATGAGTGGTGCAAAACCAGTTTGGGGATATTGTGGTGGCCTTTGCAGCAAATGTAGGGGTGGCTTCGGGGCTGGAGGCAGAAATGGCAATGATTTTGATGGGAATCTCTCTTGCCAAACACCATGAAAATCACATTTGGCTGGAAACAGATGCGGAGTTGATTGTGGGTTGGATCAATTCCTCGCAGCTTGGTGCAGATATTGTGCGACATACATTGGTAACGATTAGAGCAAAATTATGAGGCATTAGATGGAGAGTGTCTTACATTCCGAGAGAAGAAAATATGGCGGCTGATTTTTTGGCGAACTTTAGGAGAGAAATATCGGATATGCGGATTTTCCATGAGGATTCCGAGCCTGCGAGGGTAAAAGCTTTTTGTAGTTTGGATAGTATAGGGATGCCTAGCTTCAGGTTTTGAtagtttgtttgttttcttgGTTGGTTGATGTTTgttgtttctttgtttttttgccAAAGATGATCCACTTTTGGGAGAGTCTCTTGTAAATTATTCGGTTGATGATATATATGGGATAAGGGTCCTActtaaccctccaccgtgaaagtgtttataaaaaaaagtatatcaTCCCCCATCACACACCAATTCAAACTACCAAAATTTTTACCAACAATAAAGTCATTCAATGGAAGAATTCAAGATCAATGCTCAGAAACTATAAGAAGAACATACCTTGCATTGGTTGAAAGTTGAGCACAAGAACAATTTGATAgaatccaaagaatttgagtAGGTGAGCGAATttgaagtgtgtgtgtgtgtgaataaTATGAAGAAATAGAATTTAAAGTGAGGTGAAGTGGATGGTAgggttagaaaaaaaaatgaaataaggaaaagaggaaacataccttaaataaattttttaaacaaaagagattttaaaaatgaaataaactgaacaaaaaagtttttttattaatgtgcaaactgcacgaaaattaagaaaaaacaaaaataatgaaaataaagaaaaacgagttgggttgcctcccaacaagcgccttTGTTttaagtcgttggctcgacatGAAGCGACCCAACTAGGTGGGCGGACCGACGACCCTAGTGCTGAGCATCGCGAATGGGGCCAATTAGTGCTCATCATTTTCCACCGTTTGAATTTCCCTTTCGAGGTCTTGATCACATAGATTTCGGGGTCGACTTGCGGTTGAGTCTTCATCTTCCTTTTCTTGGGTTTTTGCTGCGAAGGAGCCTTAGTAAGCTTAggcttgccctttttaggagcTTGAGGTAAAGTGTTAACAACGAAAATAGAAGGGTTAGAAAGATCTTCCCCTTCTGGTGGCTATAAGGATTTGACGTGTCGGTCGTCATGACCACCATGGATTCATGCTCCATCTTAGCTCATTGCGCCTCTTCATACTTAAGCATCACGCTCTCAATCTTGTAGGTGGATCTGCAATAGTTGTCACTAATCGCGATATCGCCCCTACCTACATCAATAAGAACTTTGCATGTGGCTAGAAAATCTCTGCATAAGATTAGAGGTATATTTTTATCTACTTTCATATCAAGAATAATGAAGTCGGCAGGGAAAATGAAATCGTCTACCTTTACCAATACATCCTTGATCATGGCCATTGTTTTGATTGCGGTGTTATCGGCCAACCTTATAATCACATACGATGTTTTTAGTGGTCCGATGTTGAGCTTTTCATAGTACTTCAATGGCATGATGTTTATGCTTGCTCCTAGATCGCAGAGAGCCTTGTCCACCTTTCCTTGCACAATTAAGCACCTAATGATGAACTGGCCGAGATCTCTTTGCTTCACGGCTTTCTCTTTTTGACTAATTGCGCTGTAGTGATGAGGCAACTTGAGATCGCCTTTGGTAAGCTTCTTATTTTTCATCACGGCCTCCCTTAGTAGCTTAGCATACCTAGGAATTTCCTGCAACTGTTTGGCAGCGGCCCGCTGAAAAGGAAGTACAATCCCATTGTGCCGCACGAGACCATCTTTGGTGGATGCTTCTGGCTGTTCGGCAGCGGCCCGTTGCAGCGTGTGCAACGGTCTGCTGGGCATCGGGCAGACTCCAGAACTCATCCCGGAGGTGCTGACTTCTTCCGTTTTCTGCTTTGCAACCCACTTTTTATTGGTGTCGGCCACTTGTGCTGCTGCCTTTGCCTTGCCCTCCTCTATCTTTTGTTCGACTTGGTCCATTTGATTCATTATGTTGGTGATGGCAGTGGCAATAGTGTTGATTCCGGCCTCGAGGTTGTGCAATCTTGCTTCAACGACCCCAATCTTGGTGTCATTGGTCTTTCTGTCTTGCACTAGCACTTCCAAAATTTCATTATCCATTGGTCGTACTTTTCCTCCTTTATGGGCTCAACTACTCTACCTTTGCTCAAATTAAATCCTGTAGAGGGTTGCAAAAAATTATTGTTAGGATAGGAAAGGTTGGGATGAAGACGGTTCCTAttgtaattattgaaattatcaTCCCCCTGGCTAGGGCGATAATTGTTGTTGTAAGGCCTATTGGGACCGCCTCCTTGTTGCACATAGTTGACATCCTCGATAGGAGCGGGAGGAGTGTGGGTTTGGTGACCGCAATGACGGAGGTCGGTGGGACCAGATCCTCTCTTCTTGATGTGTCCATTTGGTCTACCCACACTCTGAGCTCGGCCAATTCCTTTGCAAAGGAGCTCTCTTCGGCCTCATTGATGGCTGCTACCCTTAGTGAGTTGTGCCTTTCCTTCGACCACCCCCTACTATTGGTGGCGAACTCCTCTATCACCGCCATGGCATCCGCTCCACTTTTCCGCAAGAATCCTCCGTTGGCCCCTAAATCCAACATTACACAAATCTTTTCATTAAACCATTATAAAGTATGCCTACCTGATGCTCCACGGTGAAACCGTGGTTAGGGCATTTGCGGAGGATGCCTTTGAAGCGAGCAACAGCTTCGTAGAGGGGCTCGTCGTGGCCTTGCATGAATTGGAAAATTTCACTCTTCAACTTCAAGATGGTGCCTGGCGGGTAATATTTGTCGAGGAAAGTTGCCACTATATCCTTCCACGTGGAGACTTGCTCTGTGGGTAGacactcaaaccactctttagcagaatcaattaatgaaaaaggaaagagtcttACCCTAATGGCGTCGTCGTCGACGCCATTCAACTTCAAGGTGTTCGCAATCTCCATGAACTTCGAAAGGTGGCGGTTTGCATCTTCTGAGGCCCTACTTGCAAAAGGATGCTGCTCAACCATTTGTAAAAGGGGTATTCGCAGTTCAAAATTATTAGCATCGACACGAGGGCCTTCGGGAAATGAACATATGCATAACATGTAAAATCTccctatttttcttttcttgctcCTCACGGGCAGTCTTTTCATCCATCAAGTGCTTCACTAAGATCTGCAGCTTCTCTAACTCAACTCTTGTCTCGTCCTCCATTGTGTTTCGGTCACTTCTTATTTTCCTACATGTCCTTTCAATTTCAAGATCGAGCAGCTCTAATATGTTCTTCCCAGAACGCGTTCGCATACACAAACTGAAAgagacaaaaacaaaaacaaactaaaaattaaaaacataaagcaattaaaatccaaagtagCAAATTCGtccgtttgaagatatcaatcacgTAGTGAATGTTATCCCCGGCAACGGCTCCAAAAACTTGAttaactttttattagcactaaataaacctgcaagtatacatagtagatctagtatagctaaaggtcagtaccaggTTATCGAACACGGGACAAACAATCACAAATTGGCTatcttctactaagcttctttcacTATGGAAAACTGaagaattttgaaatttgaaaataaaaacagtttaaaagaaaacaaacaactaattgcaagtaatcaaagagataaaatatgaaagataagggaattccagggatgtgcgttcacagttatagTTATACAAATTCCTACCACAATATTCTAGCACAGTTtgtacttcgatagaacgagtcacataagttttgcccatgcggcacaagcgtagattactaacactagggttgtcaatcctaaatccgtaactcccaaaagcttctaagacccttgaaaattCCTCTCTCTCAATTAACAATGTCGTTTTaggggaagctaattgtagagtctactaagtggacctaactcgccaacctcctctcacaattaagtagcaagttatattaattcatcacagaatgtgttgctcaaacgtgaagcattatctaACAACTTtgggaagaaacaaagtaaaaacaaaacggatattaaattgCAAAACGGAATtttataaccaaagtcgttactaacacatccctagaatcctatgattttagttacacatgatagaataatctaaaaacatagattgtagggaaaacaaaaagaacgtaagaactaaagcaaataaaacccaaaggttgaatccttgtagctcttgatcttctcttgattccttcttcaaccccttGCATTATGAAGAACTCTCAATTTTATACTCTAGAATTAATTGGCAAAAAGATGATCCATAATGAAGTggtttgagggggtatttataggggaaattTTGAGCAACAGAAAATAAGGTGAAAAGTGGCTAAGATTtgtaaatcttggggagaaagtagaTCAATTTTGTGCGTCgcgttttcccagcgggccgctgcaccttggccagcagTCGCTGCGGGTTGATCCGTAGTCTCTGCCTCTCAAACAACGGTCGCTACACTTCATCCTAACGGTAGCTGGTGATGTACTTTTTACTAGCAccataaatacctgcaagtatataAAGTAGGaaagtatagctaaaggtttgtaccggatatcgatcatgggaaaacaatcacagattgtctatcttctactaaaactcaattattatttggaaaaccgaaagatttgagaatttttgaaaataaagaataattgaaaacaataaacaactaattgcaaataagtCACGAAGATAAAAGTATAGATATAAGGGAATttcagggatgtgcgttcacagttatggttgtACAAATTctaactacaacaccctagcacagttcgtactttgatagaacgagtcaactagcttatgctcatgcgatgcaaacgttgattacaaacaATAAgattgtcaatcctaaatacataactcctaaaagctactaagacccttgaaaagtcctcactctcaattaacagtgtcgttttaaagaAAGCTAATTGTAGTTaatattaagtggatctaactggCCAACCTCATCTCATGATTATGTaacaagttatattaattctcACAGAAGGTGTCACTccaacgtgaagcattatccattaacttaaggaagaaacaaagtaagaacaaaacggatattaaatagaaaaaagaattgtataaccaaagtcgttaatAACACATCCTTAGAATCCTATggatttagttacacatgaaaGAATAATCTAAACACATAGATTGTAGAGAAGACAATgagaacataagaactaaaacaAATAGAATCCAAAGGTTAAATCCTTGTAGCCTTATGTAaacttgaatccttcttcaaccccttgcacaatgaagtatTCTAGCTTTTTAACTCTGTAAAATatttggcaaagagaagatcCTTTTTGATGAAGCATTGggaggtatttatagggagaAAATCACTCCTCttcaaataaggaaaaagaTTACAAAacatggtaaatcttggagaaaGAGTAGGCAAATCTGCTCGTCGctttttcccagcgggccgctgcaccttggtcagcggtcgctgcacttttttcagcggtcgctggctATCATCCCATGACTCTCTGGACTCTTTGTAGCGGTCAACACGCACttcccagcggtcgctgggcgtgtcttgatcttcatacacaactttcccggagcgggCCGCTACTAACTTATATATTGTATAAATTCCAAACTATGATATGAactgttaaaaatatcaacaaataaaaaaatattagcaacagaaaatgtcaacacagtgtcaacacaatatcaacacagtaaCAACTGCGgatactgtgttgacattttctgttgctactatttgtaatttgttgacattttctaacggttcaGATCATTGTTTGgagtttatataatatttatagtttGCATTTGGTTGCATTTCAATttggatatatatatttattttatattgacataaaataaataatttactttttagaAATCAAAAAGAATAAAAGTAGAAGAAGACAGTACAAGATCCATGATTGATTTATCCACTCTACCTAAGGAGTTGCGCATAGTGTATCGTTATTATAATGCCTCTCATCAAGATGGACACAATATAATTATGCTACTCGATGAAGCCCTGTTCGGTCACGGGTGTATCCTTTTTGTACATCTTGAAGATGTCGAGCCTTTCTGTCTTGCGCGCCCAATATCTAATATGTGTATAGGTGTCTACATATGGTAAATTTCttcctccctccgtccgccattaaatgtctcatttttccttttttgtccgtccgccaataaatgtctcatttcacttttactatatttagtaaatgcagcaaacattccactaactcattccactcatattttattataaaactaatactccccccgtccatagaaataggtcatatttcctttttcgttcaTCCCATATAAATagccatatccatttatggttacctttttctccttctcttttactttatcatttatgggtcccaccatccactacacaatttcgACTActctttctcattctctcttactttatcaattatacattaaaacccgtgccaaacCCAAACAGTCTAATTCTATGgagcggagggagtatataaaagtgggtTCCACATTACAATAACATTTCTACCCAGTTTActacataaagtcaaacaatttcttaaaacttgtgccagtcaaatatgagacatttaatgacgAACGGAGCAAGTATTATATACTGTAGTTGGTTTGAATTTATTCTTGCAATTCATTAATCTTGTATTTATTTGTTGGTATTTATTTAAGAAGATGAAAATCACCAACAAGACCAATACGTTTAGATTTGTTGATCCTGCAAACATTGGACACACACCATCAACTATTAATGAtgagaaaataattaatgaaagaATTGAAAGAAGAGCACTAGAATTGGAACGAAGGCTTATTGGTACATTACCCAATCAAACtgtcttttttttatgaatcaaTGAATGGAATATAAAGACGAAAGTTAAAGTACAAGTAAGATACGGGCATACCCGAGGGGTACATGCCTAAAAGCTGAAGCTAAGTAGGCCGATGGGGGGGGTAAGTAACTCAAGGGAAAACGTACCCTTAGAGTCAGTATTACAATCTAGAaatcaaaaatagaaactacACATCGGTAAAGAGTACCCCATCCGATGTGTGCTTGTACTCGTTGCTACCGTCCACGTTAATGTGTGCTTGTACTCGTTGGGATCCTCACGACATGCTTCGGTAATTCCTCACGTACCCTTAGAAGTCTTCACGTTGGGATCCTCACGACATGCTTCGGTAATTCCTTCCGTCAATGTGTGCTTGTACTCGTTGCTACCGTCCACGTTACCCCAATGGATGTAGGGGTAGTGCCTCAATAAAACCTCCTAAAGATAAAACCCAATGGAAAAAAATCCCTAGGAGCAAAAAGAGTACCCCATCCCAAGTGCTCGGTTACTTGCTCATGCGGataaagggagtataaaactGAGTATGTTACCTTCTTCACCTCAAACACCAAGTGCTTGGGTTCAAATGCCGATCCATCAAAAATCAAGGCATTTCTGCCTCGCCACATCAGGCTGACCATTGCGATTAGTGCTAGTCTTCTAGCCTTTCGGATGATTGTCGCGCCGCTTCGTTCCTTGATCATCTACTTGATGGCACTCGGTATGGTGGCAATGTTCCTCCGCATTCCCAGCCAAGATTTGATCTCAGCCCAAACTGCAAAAGTCTTGTGGCATTTAAAGAAAAGGTGCTCTATGGACTCCGTGTGCGCCATGCACAAAGGGCAGCGTTGATCGATGTCCAAGTAGCCCAGTCTGTCCCTCGTTGGAAGTCGTCCTTTAAGAGCTTGCCAAGTACTGAATGAGTACTTTGGCGGGACAAACTCCTTCCACACGAATCTGTTCCACAGTCGCCGTTTGTCTTTCGGCCTGAACCACTCGTACGCCTCGACTGCTCCCTTGGTCCTGTACCACTGTCCCAGCATCTTCTCCACTTCTCTTCTCGGCTTGTCGGCAAGCAATTCATCTCGGATTTCAAGCAGCCTCTTGAAGAATGGTTAGTCCCACGATCTTGCCGTCCATTCCCACAGCGTCCTGTTTTTGTGAAACTCACTATGGATCCATTTGATCCAAAGGAAATCCTTCTTCACGTGAATGTTCCACAAGTTCCGAGCAAGTAGAGCCTTGTTCCACGCCCCGAGGTCCCAAAATCCAAGC is a window encoding:
- the LOC121770521 gene encoding uncharacterized protein LOC121770521, which codes for MDNEILEVLVQDRKTNDTKIGVVEARLHNLEAGINTIATAITNIMNQMDQVEQKIEEGKAKAAAQVADTNKKWVAKQKTEEVSTSGMSSGVCPMPSRPLHTLQRAAAEQPEASTKDGLVRHNGIVLPFQRAAAKQLQEIPRYAKLLREAVMKNKKLTKGDLKLPHHYSAISQKEKAVKQRDLGQFIIRCLIVQGKVDKALCDLGASINIMPLKYYEKLNIGPLKTSYVIIRLADNTAIKTMAMIKDVLVKVDDFIFPADFIILDMKVDKNIPLILCRDFLATCKVLIDVGRGDIAISDNYCRSTYKIESVMLKYEEAQ